From a single Endozoicomonas euniceicola genomic region:
- the rbfA gene encoding 30S ribosome-binding factor RbfA produces the protein MAKEYSRTRRVADQIQRELAQLIQQEMKDPRLGMVTVSAVDVTRDLAFADVFVSFLGVDDQKQIDESLEVLKRASGFLRSQLARAIKLRFTPQLRFRYDASMRRGAFLSDLIEKARSQDSDYEGPLGRDKSDSGESVDSGESGNSVDSGE, from the coding sequence ATGGCAAAAGAATACAGTCGAACCCGGCGGGTCGCTGACCAGATTCAACGTGAACTGGCGCAGCTGATTCAACAGGAAATGAAAGACCCGCGACTGGGTATGGTGACGGTCAGCGCTGTCGATGTGACTCGTGATCTGGCATTTGCTGATGTGTTTGTCTCTTTTCTGGGCGTGGATGACCAGAAACAGATTGACGAGTCTCTGGAAGTGCTGAAGCGTGCTTCCGGGTTTCTGCGCAGTCAGTTGGCGCGTGCCATCAAACTGCGTTTTACCCCGCAACTGCGTTTCCGTTATGACGCCAGTATGCGCCGCGGTGCCTTCCTGAGCGATCTGATTGAAAAGGCTCGTTCTCAGGATAGTGATTATGAAGGCCCGTTGGGTCGGGATAAGTCTGATTCCGGAGAATCCGTAGATTCTGGGGAGTCAGGGAACTCTGTGGACTCTGGGGAGTAA